From the genome of Acropora palmata chromosome 8, jaAcrPala1.3, whole genome shotgun sequence:
AACGATTTCCCGCGCTCCGCGTCACCTGCGGGCAGAGTTATAGAACTCGTCCTCCCCCAGTGTCCCGAGTTCTATTCTTTGACTCGATGTCATAAGTGGTTTAGGTAGTTGGTTGTCGTCTCGGCTTTAAGGGAATTCTCTCAAAAACAGTTATTTTATTCCATTTTATGTTCAACAGAGTGTTCCGAAAAACACTGTTTTCGCTACTTCTTGTTATTAAATCACTTTTTGCTTGCTTGGATTCATCGATTGATTCCTGAAGATAAGCTCTTTATTTTTCCATATGTTGACAGACCTCTCGAAAGTTCCAGTATTACGTCATTCCGGACAGTAGCATTATAATGGGTTTGTTAGAAGAATCGCTCAAGCCACGAGGTAAGTTTCTCGCACCCATAACAGAGAGCAGTGCCATCTGCCTGCTACTAGAAACCTGTCTTTTGTTGTTATGTTAGAGAAGGCGACAAGTATAATAGTGGCGCCATTAACAAAGCAAGCTCCTTGTTTTCAGACCCTTTACCAACCTTGTCAGCAGTTGTTCGTGGGCCTTCTGGTCGATACGTATGGAGCATGCAGCTGCGGCAGTTttcaagagagaaaaatgtaaGTTAAATTTACTTCACTGCAGCAATTTCCAACTTAGCTGTCTTTAAACCAAAATTCAACTTAACAGAAGCAGGCATTGAAATTAACCAATCATAACGCAAAGTAAATTCATGAGTCGGGCTGAGCGCGGGAAAATGTGTGCCACAAGGTCACCAGTGGGATTTTCTCCAACTTTTTATTGGTTAAGAATGTGTCGCGAGAATTCGAAAGGCAACCATTGATCGCTCGTTTGCAAGTGATCACACAAGTGCTAAACCAGTAACACCTCCTATTTCACTTTcccttttttattgttattgtttgtgCAATGGCATGTTACCTtctctgattttttttctttcctttaggACTTAATTGAAGCTCATCTTAAGGACCCAGGCCGTCCGTCCCCAGACAAGACGCAACCTCGCCCACCACCTAGCAATAAACATAGGGTCTTTCCTGAGTCGGTGGATTTAGTGCCTCTTACTAATGCGTAAGTTAATGGTCCTAAAGTGATCTTCGTAAACGGTCAATGTTAAGGGCGTTTCAATCATTTCAACAAGACTGGAATGACCTTTTGCGGAAATTGCTGTTTAAAGAAGGTTTTTTGGCCCTTTCGTCAAATCCAAAAGTGGGAGGTGTTTAATGTTATTCGTTTTTAATTCTGCTATCTGTAACAATTGGAGTAACAATGAGAGTTTTGTACGATTTGTTTAGAGATCGAAGTATTCCAGAACTTGATGACATTCTCGATACCAAACTCAGCGAAGTACAAGATCACATGCGAACCCTATTGCAGAAGCAGGTgagcattttatcgttgaacAAGTTCAGCCTTAAAAATTGAGTTCTTGAGTGTCTTGAAATCAACGAAAAAGTAGAAACTTCAGCCTATTAATAGACTGCGAATTGTCCCTTATTTCAGTAAAAAATAAGGGAGCGGGCGAAAGGCACGCATTACGCGAGACTTTGAGAACACGCATGTCCTTCGAGTCTCGCGAGACGCATGTATTCCTCCCTAGTGTTCCAGATAAGAGACGGGTCTCGGGTCAAAAACCCGACGGCAACTGCTTCCTGACCCGACACGGACGAAAACGACAATCGGCCAAGGTACTCTTATAAATTTAAGTACTATACTTTGTGCGACCCCCCTAATTGCATGactccttgccaaaaaaaattaactggaaCACTGCCTCCCACTCTCTTatttttcgccgaaattagaAACTACTCTTGGTCTAGCCAGTTagcaagaaaaagacaaaaacaagcaGCCGCCGTAAAGCGCGGGAAAGCGCGAAGATGTGAATGATCATACTTTTTCATCTGATTGACCGAGAATGTGACGCGAGATTTTTATCCAATCACCCGCTAGCTGAGAAACCCAGAACGAGTTTAATTGCAAATTAACATCGCTTACTCGTTCTTCAAACAGTTTTGACAGTTTGCCgatatttgaaatgtttaattGTTTTGCCTTGAATTTAGCTCGAACATGAAAAGGTAGCACAGACCAAATTGAACGAAGACAAGAAGAATGTGAAGTTCCCCGATAAAGATACTGAAATTAGACCACCGCAGTAAGTTTTGTGTCCAATTTGACGTTTTGTTTCTAGTCCAAGGCATCTCTTTGAATCTGCAGCCTGATCTCATTGCTATCCTTTTTCCAGGCCCTGTAAGACGTTCAGACCAGCAAGGCTGTTACTTTCTCATTGGGGTTTACTCTCCATTGAAGGACTAAAGGTAAAAGATCTATCCTCCTGTTTctcatttcttcttttataaTCTTTCACACATTGCAAGTCTACAATAATGTTGCAGGGAAATTCAATTCGCCCTTTTGAGGATGCGAGTCTCGTGGCACTTAACTCCAAATCTGACGAATTTTTCCGATCTTTGAAAGAACTGGATCGCTTATCGGCGCGAACACAGGACACTGTTTATGTGTTTTACGTGAAAGCTGAACAACGGAGCGCTCATGACATCATTGAAAACAAGGTGAAGTAATAATCAAATTTTCCCGCTCTTAGTTCCAGTTGCCATATTTTCCACATTTTGTGCCTCGCTGTTTTATTTCTCGCATCTGTCGCCAGCTCCCTTATTTCGTGCGCTTTAATACGGAGTGTCTTCTACCGTTCATTCAACGGAACTATATAATTTGTGTTTACCCAAATTAGATCAGTACTTGCAAGCATTCCAAAGCTTTCAATGAGTTTCTGCTCTCCCTCGGATGGTTGGTAGATGTTGCCTCCCATCCTGGCTGGGCCGGGAACATTCAAGAGGCTTGGAAACGAGGCGGAAATGATTCTTCGCTGCGTCCAACGGACTCGAGCTTTCCGAAGTCTACTCAGAGCAAGTCTATCGTCTCTGACAGTTCCGACCGAGAGAGTACTGGAAACGAAGAAGCAAATAAGAGGAAGAGTTCGCGGACAGTTCGCTTTTCTTCTCCTCTCCCTTTGCCGAAATCCGAGCCCGTTGATGAAATTCTGTATTTTGCGAATGTCAGCTGTGAAGTGGCGTTCATTATGCCATCCTTGTTGCCACATTATCAAGAGTTCCGGTGCAAGTCGGGACAGACAGGGAGCCCTGAAGAAGAAATTCAACCAACTCCACGGAGGAGGACTCGCTCGGGCAGCACTGGGAGCTTGGAAACACTGAACAGCAGCCAATTAGATTTGAAGAACAAGCTGTTACGTCAAACCTCTGGAGGAGTGATTGCACAGGAGGTAAAAgcagtgataaaaaaaaaagagactggATCGGGCCTCTatgatttcattttgaagccaagaaatttacggcggggttagggttaggtgaGACCAGTTTGTTGTGAGACCTCAGTGTGTTTTTTAGATCAGCGAGTAAAAGTTACATTTCATACGTTAAAGGGCCTGTGCTGCGCCATCGGCGAAATCTTCGGTAGCCCTTTCGTTGACCCTGATCAACACATTTGGTACCAACTTACCTTGTATCACTTCCCCGCCGGCATGGTACCATATAGtatctttagaaactaaaaacctTCGTTTTCTTTCACATTAACCCCGCTTCATATTTCTTGGACAATGTCTCGacgcaaaagaaaatgaaaggggTACCTTCTTTTTCTATCGCCGAACGATGTTCGCCGATTCATAAAATTTTCCTTCTTCCCGTTGTCATGAAATAATTGGGTTCGTTTTGGCGTAGGAAAACGTGTCTCTTAATCAAATTGTTTTCGGAACGCGAGCCGTAACGTCTAAAATCAAATTGCTGTACATGCGCAAGCCCTTAAAACGCAACTTGTTCCCTTTCCAAATATCTATTTTCTAACGTCCTTCCCGTTTTGTCCTTGTCTTGTAAACGTAACTTTTTCGACGCAAtacaaacgtttttctttacttttaaCATGTAGACTTCAACCTTGGTTTTAACTGTTGATCGACTGACAGTTCTGCTTCGAAATTATCCCTCTGTTTGAATCAAATTACATGATGTCTCCTTGCTAAGTTTCAGAGTCGCGTGATGTCGCGGTTTGGAAATGACCTTCCCTTAGAAAGTCGGCCGCTATCTAGGTCGAGCACGCACAACACCTCCTCCGAGACGAACGTGCTGGTGGCCTGGCTCGAGCGATTTGAGGATCATACCCAGTTCCCTGTGGATGAACTTCTCATGGAGTTTGACTTCAGCGATGAATTGGGGCACAGTTTGCGTGAGAAGGACACTGTGGTTATCTTTATTCATCATCTTCGAAGTGGCTTATACCGCATCCATATAAGGTCCACAATCAGgtaataaaaagaaagcagTGATGCTCTTTCTGTATTCGTTAAGCTAATTTATTCGCATGTGCAAATCACCACTTTTCCATCAATGGCGTAGCCACCCgcccgcccccccccccccccccccacaacATAACACGCAAAACCCACAATCCCTCTATTTGTTCTgaggaagggctaacgctcgaaatgtcggCTTccttatctcttcacggtggaaatttgaccctgtcaacttttttgataccaaattttaacGTTTCAGTTTTCCACCCAAGTTCGATTACCgcgttaatttttgtttcataccGTAAGCAAGTTCAGTTGATGCCTCTCGACGATTTCTAGAATAGGATTTCTCTTGGTGGGTGTTCCCGTTTGTCTACcttctttcatttgctttgttttgtgctAACTTTGTGCTCCAGCACCTAACGTGTTGATCGGTAAATATCCATTGGAGCCGATGACCAGCAATGAACTCCCACACTAAACTTTTGTCaaggcgttttcatagaccgagcTATTATGAGACTGGTTCAGGTTTGCATGATTGGCCAATCACCTTAGGGTCAACCAATCAGCGCGCTAAAAGCACTGTGCAACCTTGTGATTTTCAATAATaggtttcattttcatttcaacgAATATTTTCCATACAAGCTGCAAGCTTTAAACACTACGGAGCATAAATTTAggttcttcattttctttaccatCAATAATTTCCAGGTCGCCTATTGGTGGACCATTGGTAGATGGAATGGTTGTCAGCCGCAGGGCCCTGGGGACCATGGTGCGACAGACCGCTATCAATATCTGCCGACGGCGCAGACTTGAGATTGATTCGTAAGTTCATTTTATTCCGTTATTTGATAAAGCGGTTACAAGATACCGTGGACATAAATATCGTTGAACAACATGTTGTGGCGGTAGATTTTAAACCCGGTAGACTGTTAATATTTTGGCTTTGCCTTATTTTCAGGTATTCACCACCACAAGTGTGTCGCAAACTGAAGATTCAAgatattttcaagaaatatcGCCAGGAATTGTCGGTTCctgacttttttgtttctctgtttgccaatgaaaataattagAATATACAATGGGAGAAAAATTCGCCCGCAATACAACGAAGACCTTACATACCAATCAAGATGCCAGTACATTAGCTTTTACGTATGTTTAATTTAATGGTACAGTCTTATCGAAGTGGATTTTGATGAAAGATAATATCAGGTGAGAGGCCCAATAATTCACCCAGCAATGAAGACCCTGCCTGTTCTTGAAGacctatttttttgttgcttaaAACCCCACTTTTAGATATTAAGCAGCTGTTTCATAACCACTGGACACTAATCTGATTACTGACAAGGAAGAATGTAAGGACAGAATAAAAGATTATGCTACACCTGGCATAAGCGTGTTTGAACCTGGACTTACGCCGAAGCTTTTGTGGAACCTACGTAGTTTAAATATGACGTCAAAGgtgaatagaccattttacagttgtgctTGGTTGCCTAGCTTTTTAATGAAAGCGAGgttggagttgaccttgttttgatggaAACCTCCCTCCTTTTCTAATATTATGGTAATGATGCTGCTTAGAATGAATTTAAATAATCAAAGCACTAAGGTTTCTTTGAAAAGGAGGTCAACCCCAACCCCATTCAAAGGCCAAGCAACGAAGCTCACACTTTTAAAATTGTGTATTGGCTACACGAAAGAACAAGATATCTGCATTTGTACAAATTCGAAGTGACTGTTAAATCCTTAGCAAATCTTGCACAGAATTTGTCTTCGTTTTTGCTCGACGTGTGTTATCCCATGCGACAAAGCAAGAAGAGAATAGTTTGGGAACAGAATGGCCACCATATAGCACACCCAATAATCAAGCGGTCGTAAAATGATTTCGCAAAGTAACGCTTAAATCATCTTGAGGTTTTCTTTTACAATTAAAGTTTGGTTTGGGGGCAAAATTTTTCTGTGGATCGGTGCTCATTTGCATAACAGTCACCTTTTCGGCCTAAGACATTTCATAGGTTCTTACATAGCCATTCTTGTAGCCAGTGATTATATCCGCACAGCTTGGGTGCGACAGGGGGACGTTACAGTACGCCTTACATGCAAAGATCAATGAAGAATTCCAATATAGCGGGCCCGAAGTAGGAATGAAGAGTTACCGCGGCTGAAATACAATATGCTGAGAATTGCCCTTCTCACGGATTACAGAGGCTGTCATGTGAAACATTCTCTGACTACACTGCGCCAGTTTTTTCATATCTACGGAGGAAGGGTAGCTTCTACACTTGCCAACAAATGTACCACCGGTGTTTTTGTAGACAGTGTTGAAAGATTTCATTTGGTGGCTCAAAGAAACGGACGCTTACTACAAATGTTTGAGGATCTTCAGAAGAAAACGAAGGAAAACCCCCAACGAGAACAACTTGTGAGTTCGTTCTGTCTTGTGCGGAAAATACAGATGGAGACCGAGCTGGCTGAATTGTTAGACATTTACGACGTTCTTAAGAATGATTCAAGGATTGCTCTGAATAATCTAACTGTGTTATATGCTCAGGTTGCCCTACTTCATCGTCTCGCTTCTTTGAAAGCACAGGAAGTACAATACAAATGTACAAGCGACGACCGTGTCATATCTGCCACAGTAAACCTTGCCAACATAATCAGATGGAACAGCAGACTATGTGAACCAACTCACTTGGCCAGTACCGTGCATGGAATAGCTCATCTTGAACTGAAGGATTTGTCCTATTTCATTCACTTTGATAAGGAAATAAGAAGCCGCAATCCTACCCTATTTACAAACGCTGACCTTGCCATGATATTGTGGGCTTATGGTAAGGTCCAGTTCCGATCTAGAGTACTTTATAAGTTTGTTAGAAATGAAATAATGGCTAGAGATCTCTCAACATTCCATATCAAGGAAATATGTCAGTTTTTATGGGCCTATGCAAGGACTCTTGAAAAAGGAGCCAAGCTTTTTGCTGTATTGCGAGAGGAAATAATGGAGCGTGACCTGACAAAGCTCGAAGAGAGGTCATTAATCATTATCCTCTGGTCTTATGCAGAAATTGGATTGAATGTGAAACCACTTTTCAGGTGTATTAAGCTGGAAATTCTGCGACGTGGACTAAGATTTTTCACTCACAAGCAAATGGCACAGATTGCAAGTTCGTATGCACAGCAAGGCATTCGGTCACCTGaactttttcaagaaattgcaacagaaatcaTAGAGAGGGGAAAGCTTGACTTTGCACCAGTTGGTTTGGTCATGATTGTAAATAGTTTTGCCAAGACAAAGAATTACTTTCGTGATCTTTTCAAACTCATAGAAACTCAGCTTTTGTCTGAGGAGCTTTCCCTGTATGAACCTGAACAGATTGTCAGGTTTCTTAGGGCCTTTGCTGATGCCAAGCTCATAACAAGACCCCTGTTTTATAAGCTAACCGATGCCATTATGGTCAATGACTTTTCAACCTTAAATGATTTGTGTCTGGAGGAACTAGTAACAGCATTACAGGGGAGTCACTTCAGTGTCCCTAAGCTTGTGGCAAAAACTGAAGCCGAACTGGTGAGGAGGTCAGAGTCTCGAGAATGAAAAAGTACAGTGTGCCAAATGAGATTTTTTGTAAGTAAGAAGAAAGATAATGAACTGCAGATAACTTAAGTACACAGGGAAAATACCCAAAACAGTTGGTACTTGATACTCTATTCAAATTTCTGGTCATTCATTGAATTATGATAAGACTTGGGAACTTGACAGAGGTGTGCatgtttcaagaaaaatgTCCCACTCCACTCTAATGGTAGTGTCTTAGTGCAATTTAGTTGTTTGtcacacaataataatattgtgaaTGTGGAATTTTGACTGCCTCTCACTAAAAACCTTCTGGTGCTATTTTCCATTTGGTTcacaaatgaagaaattattttgcataaactgTCAGCTTTGTTCAGATTTGTTGCTATGCACAAGTCCATAAAAGAAAGAACGCTTGCTACCCAGCAGCACTTTAGGGCTATCAAACTCTACCACAGTCCCCCGATCCATTACTAGTACACGGTCACTCTTCATGATGGTATCAAGCCTAAAAGAGAAAAGCACATAAATAAGCCAGAGTTTGGTAAATGTAATCAAGCAATCCAGAAAACGAAAACCACACATTTACATTACAACAAATTCACCTTGCTTATGGTGGACACATGGGGGCTGACAAAGGGCTTATGCTTGTCACCATTTGGATCTTTGTGCTGAAGTGATTCAACCTtatttgttaaaattattgttccaCCTATCCATAAGACAGAACCTCAGTTCCTTTAGCAATTAGGCTGTCCATAAAATGGAAAAACGTCTGAAAATGGGTGGGGTGGGGGAAGGCAGAAGAACACAGTTTTTCACCTGTGAGCGATGGTTAAAACAGTGCTTTCGCTAAATTCTTCTCTTATCGTCTGTTGGATGAGTTTGTCTGTCTCCAGATCCACACTTGCAGTTGCCTCATCAATGCACAGTACCTGATGAAAATATGAAAGCCTTGGTGGTTGAAAACAAGTAAAGCAATCATGAGAAAACCAAATACTACACCATTAACTGAGGTTCATAATATGTTATTTAGGAAATAacttatttgtttgtttttatgttaatCTTCTCTACCAGCCTTTATAGCATGAACAagattcaaaataatttctgCTCAAAATTGAAGGCACCAAAACAAggctaataaattatttattaggCCCCTGTTATGAATACAGTCCATATAGGTGATGAAATTTCCCAATCAAGCGTGCAGAATGTAATTAATTTACCTTAGACCTCAGGAGAAGTGCCCTTCCTAAACACATGAGCTGCCGCTGACCAACTGAAAAAAGACGCCCACGTTCACCAACATTAGCATCCAGGCCACCTGAGGAGAAAATTGCAAAGACATTGCTAGCCAGTTGGTTGATTGTGTGAAAACAATCAAGCTCAGACAATGAAGAAACACATCTGGTAAAGCTTTTGCTGATGTTCTAAATAATCTTGCTTTGCAATCAAACAGAAATAAATTCTTGGGGTGTAAAAGTGACAATTAACGCATATCATTTTACAtacaatattaaatttcaatgGGTTAATTCTCCACAACTATTGTGTTGTAGTTCCATAATTCAGTGCTGATTGACTGGAAAACAACAAGCATGTGTTAATGAGGTTGTTGTGCTAGTGTTTATGCCTGATCTCAGGTAGAGTATAAGTACTGgtaattttatatttataaaGAGTGGGCACAAAATTGCAGATGaaccagaagaaaaaaacaggagAGCCTTGTGCACGTTTACCACAACTAGACAAGATACCTACCCAGTTTTCTAACAGCGCGGTCAAGATGACAGCGATCTAACACAGACCACAACTCTGAATCGGTATGCTGCAAAAATACACAATGCCAACGATTACCTAAGGTCCTTGACATGTGTCCTGAGGTTTCCCTCAATTTACCAACACACATAGCATAGTAATTTGTTGCTGTCAAAGGAGTAAGTTATTCTATTTCTAGTCTCAGCAGAATCACACTGTTGCTCCTCCTTTTCTTACGTTTTCCAAAAGATGAGATTAATTATACCTTATTAGTAATATTCTTTTCTTACAAAAGAGACCTAAAAGGAACCCTCttcctttttattgtttcattGATAAGGAGCCTACCAAACAACATTCTATAATTTGTCATAATAAAGTTTCAAGTTCTTATCATACAGATCTACTTAAACGTTTATGGCAAAATACGTAATGAAAATATAGTGCAAGTTAGCTACCTTATTCCATGGATCTAGATTCTGCCGCACACCGCCACTAAACAAGAATGCATCCTGTGGGATGATACCCAACCGAGATCTAAAACCAACATTACAAAAGCTGAAGAATACCTCAAATTGCTTTAAAAGCTTTCTTATAAGTGCAAGGCCTTGTGCGCAGTTTCTCCAGTGAAAGTgagtttcattttgaaatcaatgTCCTGACAGAGTGAGGAATCAACCATGTAGGTAGTTATGAATGCAGTTAACGCAAATTCATCATGAAGCCTGACTTCAATGGGTTTCAGGTAACTGCATAGGCTGAAGTCATAACAGCAAGACAGTATCACTCTTCACTTGACTTCTGCAGTTCATGATTTACTATATATTCAACATTTGACTTCTTTATGGTTTTCATAGTTGCTTACATTATCTAGTTGGTTTTGTAACTGATGTTGTTTTGGTCCCAAGAAATAAGCACAGCATAGAACATAGCTATTGCACAGTCCAACCAACCTGAGAATATGCAGGGGCACCATGGCTGTGTTGATGCCATCAAGCACGACATCTCCTTTGTAGCCAGGCACCATTCGAAACAAGACTTGAAACAAGCTAGATTTGCCAGAGCCAGTTCTACCAACAATGCCAACCTAGGAGAAAATACAGAGAAACTCTATGCATATgttaaaggaaagaaaaaatacatggTTTTAAACCACACCTTTTCTCCAGCCATTGTTGAAAACCCAACTACACGAAGAGAATGAGGTAAGCCAACCCTgcaaagataataattattattattatgaatagaTTGACCCAATATTTGTAACCTTTGAACAATGCTGTAGTCGTAAATCacattataatccatcaaatattttcgctcgcgcgcgattggtctaaacgttTCAcatgggcgaatattccccagctaaaactggggaatatccgacgatattccccagttttt
Proteins encoded in this window:
- the LOC141889826 gene encoding uncharacterized protein LOC141889826 gives rise to the protein MLRIALLTDYRGCHVKHSLTTLRQFFHIYGGRVASTLANKCTTGVFVDSVERFHLVAQRNGRLLQMFEDLQKKTKENPQREQLVSSFCLVRKIQMETELAELLDIYDVLKNDSRIALNNLTVLYAQVALLHRLASLKAQEVQYKCTSDDRVISATVNLANIIRWNSRLCEPTHLASTVHGIAHLELKDLSYFIHFDKEIRSRNPTLFTNADLAMILWAYGKVQFRSRVLYKFVRNEIMARDLSTFHIKEICQFLWAYARTLEKGAKLFAVLREEIMERDLTKLEERSLIIILWSYAEIGLNVKPLFRCIKLEILRRGLRFFTHKQMAQIASSYAQQGIRSPELFQEIATEIIERGKLDFAPVGLVMIVNSFAKTKNYFRDLFKLIETQLLSEELSLYEPEQIVRFLRAFADAKLITRPLFYKLTDAIMVNDFSTLNDLCLEELVTALQGSHFSVPKLVAKTEAELVRRSESRE